The Echinicola jeungdonensis genome segment AGGTCCAGTTATTATGATCTTTTCAGGTACTGCTCGCTTAGGATTCCAGAAATAGCCGATCAACTTTTCCGCATTGATCAAGCAGTTTGTGCCGGCTTTGGCTGGGAATATGGCCCCTTTGAAAATTGGGATATCCTAGGTGTTCGGGATTCACTTAAAAAAATGGAAGCTGCAGGCCATCGTCCCGCTGATTGGGTTTTAGAGATGTTGGATGCCGGAAATGAATCTTTTTATCGTGTTGAAAATGGACAAAAGCAATATTATGATATTGCTTCGAAAACCTACCAGACTATTCCAGGGCAGGAGGAGTTTATTCAATTGGATACCCTCAGGGCAGGGAAGAAAAAAATCTGGGGCAATGCAGGAGCTAGCCTTTTTGACATGGGTGATGATGTGGTTTGTTTGGAATTCCATACCAAGATGAATTCCCTGGGAGCTGAAGTAGTGGAAGGCATCAATACTGCTATTAACATGGCTGAGAAGAATTATAAAGGATTGGTTATAGGAAATGAGGGAGCCAACTTTTCTGCCGGGGCCAACCTTTCAATGTTATTTATGTTTGCCGGAGACCAGGATTTCGATGAGATCAACCTGATGATCGCCCAATTTCAAAAAACCATGATGCGGGTCCGTTACAGTAGTGTTCCCGTTGTTATTGCTCCACACAATATGGCACTGGGGGGAGGCTGTGAAATGTCCCTTCATGCAGATGCGATCCAGGCTCATGCTGAACTGTACATGGGTTTGGTGGAATTTGGTGTAGGACTCATTCCTGCTGGCGGAGGTACCAAAGAAATGACCCTTAGGTTTTCCAATGAGCTCAAAGCAGGAGATGTAGAGTTGAACAGATTGCAGGAGTATTTTATGAATATTGCCACAGCTAAAGTATCCACCTCCGCAGTGGAAGCGCGGGCTTTGGGCTATCTGGAGGACAAGGATGATATCACCATAAACCGGAAACGGCAATTGGCTGAAGCCAAAGCCAAGGTGCTGGAATTATATGATGGAGGTTATACCCAACCCTTAGCCAATAAAAAAATAAAGGTTTTGGGTCAGACATCATTGGCGATGTTTGAAGCAGGTATCACTGGAATGCAATATGGTGCATATATTTCTGACCATGATGCCAAAATTGCCCGGAAACTAGCATGGGTCATGAGCGGTGGTGACCTCAGCCAACCTACGGAGGTAAGTGAACAATACCTTTTAGACCTGGAAAGAGAAGCTTTCC includes the following:
- a CDS encoding 3-hydroxyacyl-CoA dehydrogenase/enoyl-CoA hydratase family protein; the protein is MKRTIQKVAILGSGVMGSRIACHFANIGVQVLLLDILPKAPNEGETKKGLSLEDKPVRNRIVNESLTNTLKSKPSPIYDQSFTSRIKTGNFEDDLSKIKNYDWVIEVVVEKLEIKQSLYEKVEMHRKPGTLITSNTSGIPMKMLCQGRSEDFQENFAGTHFFNPPRYLRLLEIIPGPKTNPDIITFLMDYGDRFLGKETVLCKDTPAFIANRIGVYAMMSSMHLIEKMGLGVSEVDKLTGTVIGRAKSATFRTMDVVGLDTMVNVANNLHQALQNDESKDQFKLPEIVKVPYENKWWGDKTGKGFFHMIRHDNGKKELKELDFESFEYKPVEKPDIKALGEAKDIQDVKQRIKFLVNDQNTVGEFYRSSYYDLFRYCSLRIPEIADQLFRIDQAVCAGFGWEYGPFENWDILGVRDSLKKMEAAGHRPADWVLEMLDAGNESFYRVENGQKQYYDIASKTYQTIPGQEEFIQLDTLRAGKKKIWGNAGASLFDMGDDVVCLEFHTKMNSLGAEVVEGINTAINMAEKNYKGLVIGNEGANFSAGANLSMLFMFAGDQDFDEINLMIAQFQKTMMRVRYSSVPVVIAPHNMALGGGCEMSLHADAIQAHAELYMGLVEFGVGLIPAGGGTKEMTLRFSNELKAGDVELNRLQEYFMNIATAKVSTSAVEARALGYLEDKDDITINRKRQLAEAKAKVLELYDGGYTQPLANKKIKVLGQTSLAMFEAGITGMQYGAYISDHDAKIARKLAWVMSGGDLSQPTEVSEQYLLDLEREAFLSLTGEKKTLERIQSILFKGKPLRN